The proteins below are encoded in one region of Manis pentadactyla isolate mManPen7 chromosome 2, mManPen7.hap1, whole genome shotgun sequence:
- the CCDC85A gene encoding coiled-coil domain-containing protein 85A isoform X4 — protein sequence MSKAAGGAAATAAAAESCPPASGGPTATAAVEDLSKVSDEELLQWSKEELIRSLRRAEAEKVSAMLDHSNLIREVNRRLQLHLGEIRGLKDINQKLQEDNQELRDLCCFLDDDRQKGKRVSREWQRLGRYTAGVMHKEVALYLQKLKELEVKQEEVVKENMELKELCVLLDEEKGAGCAGSRCSIDSQASLCQLPAPPAPCVRDVGDGSSTSSTGSTDSPDHHKHHAGSGSPEHLQKPRAEGSPEHSKHRSTSPEHLQKPRAAGTPDHPKALRGPSPEHHKPLCKGSPEQQRHPHPGSSPETLPKHVLGGSPEHFQKHRSGGSPEHARHSGGSPEHLQKHALGGSLEHLPRARGTSPEHLKQHYGGSPEHKHVGGGGGGSGGGSREGTLRRQVQEDMSPHHRSVYSGMNGCVEETWRCCRFVSWN from the exons ATGTCGAAGGCCGCGGGAGGCGCGGCAgcgacggcggcggcggcggaaaGTTGTCCCCCAGCCTCTGGCGGCCCGACCGCCACCGCCGCGGTGGAGGACCTGTCCAAAGTGTCGGACGAGGAGCTGCTGCAGTGGAGCAAGGAGGAGCTGATCCGCAGCCTGCGGCGCGCGGAAGCCGAGAAGGTGAGCGCGATGCTGGACCACAGCAACCTCATCCGCGAGGTGAACCGCCGCCTGCAGCTGCACCTCGGCGAGATCCGCGGGCTCAAG GATATCAACCAGAAACTCCAGGAGGATAACCAGGAACTGAGGGACCTCTGCTGTTTCCTGGATGATGACCGGCAGAAAGGCAAGCGGGTGTCCCGGGAGTGGCAGAGACTGGGCCGCTACACGGCCGGGGTGATGCACAAGGAAGTGGCCTTATACCTGCAGAAGCTGAAGGAGCTGGAGGTGAAGCAGGAGGAGGTAGTGAAGGAGAACATGGAGCTCAAGGAGCTCTGCGTGCTGCTGGACGAGGAGAAGGGTGCAGGCTGCGCGGGCAGCCGTTGCTCCATCGACAGCCAGGCCAGCCTGTGCCAGCTCCCTGCCCCGCCGGCACCCTGTGTGAGGGATGTGGGGGACGGAAGCAGCACATCCAGCACGGGCAGCACCGACAGCCCTGACCACCACAAGCACCATGCCGGCAGCGGCAGCCCTGAGCACCTGCAGAAGCCCCGTGCCGAGGGCAGCCCGGAGCACTCCAAGCACAGGAGCACCAGCCCCGAGCACCTACAGAAACCCAGGGCCGCTGGGACCCCAGATCACCCAAAAGCACTCAGAGGACCCAGCCCTGAGCACCACAAACCCTTGTGCAAGGGCAGTCCTGAGCAGCAGAGGCACCCGCACCCGGGGAGCAGCCCTGAAACACTGCCCAAGCATGTGCTGGGCGGGAGCCCAGAACACTTCCAGAAGCACAGGTCTGGGGGCAGCCCTGAACATGCCAGGCACAGCGGCGGGAGCCCCGAGCACCTTCAGAAACATGCCCTTGGGGGGAGCCTGGAGCATCTACCCAGAGCCAGGGGCACCAGCCCAGAGCATCTCAAACAGCATTATGGGGGGAGCCCCGAACACAAACACGTGGGCGGAGGAGGCGGAGGCAgtggaggaggcagcagggagggcaCCCTCCGAAGGCAGGTGCAAGAGGACATGTCACCCCATCACCGGAGTGTCTACAGTGGCATGAACG